The sequence below is a genomic window from Lolium perenne isolate Kyuss_39 chromosome 4, Kyuss_2.0, whole genome shotgun sequence.
agaagatacacatccggatatacaaggatatgtatctcaacaacGCATGTTTGGGGAGCCGCAATATTTCTTTTTAATTCTTGCGTTGGCCAGGATTTGATCCTAGGatctcctgctctgataccatgtagagagggatgcaactcacaatgtattgattgggtgcatatggcgttacatatataggccacgtcctcgactatacaaggaaggaggcgggcccaataatcaatacaaagatatgtatcgctatacataactacaaaagatacacatccggatatacaaggatatgtatctcaacaccccccgcagtcgaagcgtCACCTGGTCGAACGCATAGACTGGACCGGAACTCCTCAAATGATGCCGTAGGGAGACCCTTGGTCATGATATCCTCAAATTGTTCGGAGGTGGGCACATGAAGTACTCGAATGTGTCCAAGGGCCACCTGTTCCCGAACAAAGTTGATGTCCAGctcaatatgcttggtgcggcgatggtggaccgggttggcggagaggtagacggcggagacattgtcgcaatagaccacggtggctttggcaacagggcatgagagctcaacgaggagttgccgcagccaagagacctcggcaaccgcgttagcaacagcccggtactccacttcggcgctggagcgagagaccgtgggttgtcgcttagacgaccaggagatgagcgaaggtccgaagtagacgcagtagccagacgtggagcgacgcgtgtcggggcagcctgcccaatcggcgtccgagtaggcgacgatgtccgtggcggtggaggcgtggagggagaggccgaagtCCATGGTGCCACGAATGTAGCGGAGGATCCGCTTGACCGTAGCCCAATGAGGATCCCGCGGAGCATGCATGCGAAGGCACACCTGCTGGACAGCATACTGCAGCTCGGGGCGGGTCAAGGTGAGGTACTGCAgggcaccgacgatggagcgATAAAATGACGCATCCATGGCCAACGAACCATCCGTGGCGGAGAGCTTGGACTTCGTGTCGACAGGTGTGGCCGCAGGTTTGCAATTAAGCATACCGGCGCGGTCCAGGAGCTCGTGGGCGTACTTGCGCTGATGAAGGAAGAAGCCGTCGGTGCGACGtacgacctcgatgccgaggaagtagtgcaggGTCCCCAAGTCCTTGAGGGCAAACTCAGCGCGAAGACGCTCGGTGATCTGTCGCAGGAGGTCCGTGGAGCTGGCCGTCAAGACAATGTCGCCATCCGCACCCTACTCTCCTCTCACGGCACTATTTTCCGTCTAACCTGTCCATACACATCCCAACAAAACGGCCGCGCCGAGCGTATCCTCCGCACCCTCAACGACTGCATCCGCACACTCCTATTCCTGTAGAACTGCATGCTCTAACCAATGCAACCAAAAGACCGATCTGATGGAAGAGATTAGGAAATGCATTTATActtcaacactccccctcacgtGTGACTCCCTCAGGCCTAAACGTGGACCGAAAGTGGGCtgcaatatttttattttatattgcgCCAGCCGTGTCTTGAACTCAAGacctcttggctctgataccatgtagaactgCATGCTCTAACCAATGCAACCAAAAGACCGATCTGATGGAAGAGATTAGGCAATGCAATTATACTTCAACactactagccacttgaaccaaaagtccgaactgatggaaatggctagacaatccacatatacacttcacaacacccccactcgcgtgtgacgagagaagagaaagtcaacacgtgaaagaagaagagcacaccgaaatagggtatcagcggtggctaaagaggggggcaacaacaatttttaggcttaattgcgaaaaccatgtgaaagacaggatttgaacttgagacctgggactctgataccatgttaagcttcatgcactagccacttgaatcaaaagtccgaactgatggaaatggCTAGACAattcacatatacacttcacaacatgtATCTCAACAGGCAGGGCCGAGGTTGTCGATGACGAACCGCATGGCCTGCTTCAGCAGTGCCAGTTTGTGCCCGCTCATGCTGCCGCTCACGTCCAGCACCGTGACGAGGTCCAGTGGCGCCCGTGGTTGCGCGTCGCCTGCGGCTCCAGCGTCGGCTATCCCGGGAGCCTTAACGTGCACGAGCAATGCGAAGTTTTCGCTGGACGAGTCCCTGGCGACGGCCGAATACTCGGTGTGCGTCTTGACGACCAGTACTCCGTTAGATGATGCATATGCCGGAGATGGTGCCAGGCTGTCGGCCGCCACAGAGGCCGGCTCCACCTGCTCGTCGTCATCAAAGACGATGATGACTGGCTCGACGGGATGGGTGCGTGGCTGCAGGATAtgcgcgggcggcggcggtgcAACTGGAAATTGATACGCTGATGGAAATTGATACGAACAAGTTAGCAGGGTAGCAGTGATACTTCGTCTGGAAGGGAACTATAGTTAGCGGGAGTATAAAATGATCCAGATGCTTCGTCTGGAAGGGAACTATAGGATGCCGCGTCGTCCTTGACCCTGACTCAAATTCCTGAATAATACTTTTTTTGGGTGCAATTCCTAAATAATACTACTACTAGCTGAATTTCTCAGAACATGACTTCGGGCATTAAGTCGTTGACATGTACCACACTAAGATTACTTCCTCCAATAAGTGCATTTCTACCTTTGACAAAAGTTAACCTTATCGATGTTTGATTAACTTTGTAGATATAAATACCTACATATATGATGTCAAATTGGTATATATAAAGCTGATTAAAACTAAATAAGTTTGATCCTTAGACTCGACCTTCCATTGATATCGAGCGTGCGAACTTAGGTATATTTATCTTCTCGGCTATGACCGTTGAGTGCTCCTCAGCCCTTGGTTCATGCGGCCGCACTCAATCTTTCAACTCGTTTTTAGGTCGTTGTCCAACATTCGTGGTCGCTATGAGCCTAGATGACATCCACGATTTCGTCTCTTTTTGGTTGGGTTTAGCTCTATTCGGAGCTGCTATGGGGTTGATCGGTGGGAAAGCTATCGTGCTGATGAAGAAAACCCGACGAAAGTTGGTTGCTTGACAACACGCCTGGATAGTCAATGCGAGAATTTATTGGTTATAAGTTAGGCAAATGTTTTGATTTCAATTTAACTATAAATGACCGATTGTAAGGTGGTTACAATaaccaaaataaaaaaacaactcTAGCTTTTGGCACGCAAACAGATCTCAAGTATTAGTAACTTTCAGCGTTTAGCTCTCACATATGTAAGGTTCTACATCCACGCAGCAACAAGAACTTCAGCATAGAATTAATCATGTTTGCTCTCAAATAGAAACTCTGGATAACTGTATTGTTTTGCACCCACATTTTACTGGAAATTAATCAATTTTTGCACACGCACCAAAACCACACAGAACTGTCATCGTTAATCTTTGGATACTATAAAATCTGTGAATCAATGCATGTCCGGATAATACAACACATGAGGAATTGGACGGTATAATAAATCAAGAATCCAAGCAAACTCAAATATATTCCACCATATCTCATCTTTTTAACTAGAAGGATACCCCACGCGTTACGGTGGAAATTTCTCCGATAACTCTATTTTGTAAAAAACAAAAGGATATAAGTTGATTGGAATAGGTTGTTATTTGTAGGAAAATGCATGATTCAATTGACGTAAATAGTCAAGAGGCTAACTTAAAAAAAACTGACTTGAAATGGTTATGTAGTTGACGGCTAAAAGTTGATGACGTGGATGATTGGATGGCTTAAAAATAGATGATGTGGTTTGCATGGTGGGATGACATGAACAATTGGATGGCTAAGACTAGCCCCAATgaaagtatcataggtagtatcatacatgccatgtaggcaaaaatcttatgtggcacatcaattaatgaggagagaggtgagactagtagtatcataggtagattgcatcatagcacgtaaaactagaaattttagtggcaaacacatcatttatacatatttgcattgagattctacaaaacattaaatatgatagaactatgatactaattcatgatactatgcattgtaggtgttgtattataaactagtatcatatgtatgatacAATCTATGATActgcttcccattgtgactagtctaataaaatagatgatgtggatagcttgcatgtgTAGATAGACAACTTAAATGACCCTCTAGTGCAAATCCCCTCCCTGGCAATCGATTGCTGGTGCGATCACTTTCCTTGGCGCGGTAGCGCTCGCGCCATGCGCGAAATCAATTCCCTTTTTATCTTGTAGTGTTTAATTACGTTCACATGTAGCTTtgtgttcacactaacagctCACGTTCCCACTTGCAAGTTGCATACAGCCAAGACcgttcacactgcatgcatgcatAAAGTATCTCATAGGtttgcatttaatgagccaaCTTTTCAGCAGGAGGCTAGCTCTCACAAGTTGCTGCATTTATGCACAGAGCACCTCGCTCTTTTTTTCAGCACGACGCATACTTTCAATTCTCTttatttgcaattcccttttgacaattctctttttttgcaattccctttatgTTATTATTTCGTACGGTAATTCATGTTTTTCTGGATTAATTTTTataattccctttttcgggccagtGGTTTTTAAGGGGGAAAGTAACGGGTGGGgagatccacttgcaactcaaataaactaccacttgctactcaaattaagtactaTTTTAAGTTGTAAGTtaacaaaagttgctaaaatattctaaatgaaatttactttttagggttgctaggtatttatatttaccattgataaataacggggcacagggttgataacttgtaaacaaaaaaagagtcgctatatattttaaattaaaataatttttttagggttgatatttatttatatttaccattgataaattgcGGGCCACCGgattgatagcttgtaaactaaaagaaagtcgctaaaatattctaaatgaaatactttttagagttattatttattttatatttacagttgataaataacgaggcaacaggttgatagcttgtaaaataaaaaaatgttcgctaaaatattctaaatgaaatactttttagggttggtatTTTTTTTATAATTACCATTGACAAAATAACGAAGCACCggattgataacttgtaaactaaaaagagtcgccaAAATATTCGAAGTGAAGCTAGATTTTTAggattggtagttatttatatttactgttgataaataacagaacaccgggttgatagct
It includes:
- the LOC127347926 gene encoding uncharacterized mitochondrial protein AtMg00810-like — encoded protein: MQFYRNRSVRMQSLRVRRIRSARPFCWDVYGQITERLRAEFALKDLGTLHYFLGIEVVRRTDGFFLHQRKYAHELLDRAGMLNCKPAATPVDTKSKLSATDGSLAMDASFYRSIVGALQYLTLTRPELQWPLDTFEYFMCPPPNNLRIS